A single window of Rhizobium indicum DNA harbors:
- a CDS encoding acetyl-CoA carboxylase carboxyltransferase subunit alpha, whose protein sequence is MHNYLDFEKPISDLEGKIIELKKLATEDESIDTTDEIGRLEVRVREAIVEIYSKLNPWQKTQVARHPQRPHFIDYAKTLFQEFTPLAGDRKFSEDAAIQAGLARFRGQPVAVIGQEKGNDTKSRIKHNFGSPRPEGYRKAIRILEMADRFGLPVISLVDTAGAYPGVGAEERGQAEAIARSTEMCLGVKVPLVSVVIGEGGSGGAIAIATGNKVYMLEHSIYSVISPEGAASILWRDSTRAREAATNMKITAEDLKSLGVIDGIISEPLGGAHRDPDSVIAATGDVIASALAEMAPRSGEQLRNDRRQKFLAMGRNL, encoded by the coding sequence ATGCACAATTATCTCGACTTCGAAAAGCCGATCTCCGACCTCGAAGGCAAGATCATCGAGCTGAAGAAGCTCGCAACGGAAGACGAGAGCATCGACACCACCGATGAGATCGGCCGGCTGGAGGTTCGCGTCCGTGAGGCGATCGTCGAAATCTATTCCAAGCTCAATCCCTGGCAGAAGACTCAGGTCGCCCGCCATCCGCAGCGACCGCATTTCATCGATTACGCCAAGACCCTGTTCCAGGAATTCACACCGCTTGCCGGCGACCGCAAATTTTCCGAGGATGCCGCGATCCAGGCGGGCCTTGCCCGCTTCCGCGGCCAACCCGTCGCCGTCATCGGCCAGGAAAAGGGCAACGACACCAAGAGCCGCATCAAGCACAATTTCGGCAGCCCCCGTCCGGAAGGCTACCGAAAGGCGATCCGCATCCTTGAAATGGCCGATCGTTTCGGCCTGCCGGTGATTTCGCTGGTGGATACGGCAGGCGCCTATCCCGGCGTCGGCGCCGAAGAGCGCGGCCAGGCCGAGGCGATCGCCCGCTCAACGGAAATGTGTCTCGGCGTCAAGGTTCCACTGGTCTCCGTCGTCATCGGCGAAGGAGGCTCGGGCGGCGCCATCGCCATCGCCACCGGCAACAAGGTCTATATGCTCGAGCATTCGATCTACAGCGTCATCTCGCCCGAAGGGGCAGCTTCCATCCTCTGGCGCGATTCCACCCGCGCCCGGGAAGCGGCGACCAACATGAAGATCACCGCCGAGGACCTGAAGTCGCTCGGCGTTATCGACGGCATCATTTCCGAGCCGCTCGGCGGCGCGCATCGCGATCCCGACAGCGTGATAGCCGCAACCGGCGACGTAATCGCCAGTGCGCTGGCTGAGATGGCACCCCGCTCCGGCGAACAGCTGCGCAACGACCGCCGCCAGAAATTCCTCGCCATGGGCCGCAATCTCTAA
- a CDS encoding L,D-transpeptidase family protein, translating into MRIRYFAYISLMALALSGCNDALETAQVDLSKVKNKVEQPLPSHILAQMSAKGMDRNSPIMIRIFKEEGAMEIWKAKTDNRFDKIADYKICAWSGRLGPKVKTGDRQAPEGFYDLTRANLNPNSKYYLAINTGFPNRYDAANGRTGSDLMIHGACSSSGCYSMTDQQVLEIYAFARDAFKGGQATVQLQAFPFRMTAENMVKHRLDGNYDFWKMLKVGYDNFEVTKRPPEVNVCEKKYVFNQQATDGNAFNAAGKCPAMSTPPALTAALASYGKTYDADYAKAMSKFDGMAWYDPTEAERKAVVAKQRKGRELAYAPTGTSLEAGRMVKVAELEDMMAKRTAQGLAAKSAPGATPATPAGPQAISAQPQATAVAAATPAVVPVPMQNPLAFAAPEPQETAEATAKKPFWKFWARN; encoded by the coding sequence ATGCGCATACGTTATTTTGCCTATATCTCCCTCATGGCGCTGGCTCTGTCCGGCTGCAATGACGCGTTGGAAACCGCGCAGGTCGATCTTTCCAAGGTCAAGAACAAGGTCGAGCAGCCGCTTCCCAGCCATATCCTCGCTCAGATGTCCGCCAAGGGCATGGACCGTAATTCGCCGATCATGATCCGCATCTTCAAGGAAGAAGGTGCCATGGAGATCTGGAAGGCGAAAACCGACAACCGTTTCGACAAGATCGCCGATTACAAGATCTGCGCCTGGTCCGGCCGTCTCGGCCCGAAGGTAAAGACCGGCGACCGGCAGGCGCCGGAAGGTTTCTACGACCTGACGCGCGCCAACCTCAATCCCAATTCCAAATATTATCTGGCGATCAACACCGGCTTCCCGAACCGCTACGACGCGGCGAACGGCCGCACCGGTTCCGATCTGATGATCCACGGCGCCTGCTCGTCCTCCGGCTGCTATTCGATGACCGACCAGCAGGTGCTGGAGATCTACGCTTTTGCCCGCGACGCCTTCAAGGGCGGCCAGGCGACGGTGCAGCTGCAGGCCTTCCCCTTCCGCATGACGGCGGAAAACATGGTGAAGCATCGCCTCGACGGCAATTACGACTTCTGGAAGATGCTGAAGGTCGGCTACGACAATTTCGAAGTGACGAAGCGCCCGCCTGAGGTGAATGTCTGCGAGAAGAAATACGTCTTCAATCAGCAGGCAACCGACGGCAACGCCTTCAATGCCGCCGGCAAATGCCCGGCAATGTCGACGCCGCCGGCGCTGACGGCCGCCCTTGCCTCCTACGGCAAGACCTACGATGCCGATTATGCCAAGGCGATGAGCAAATTTGACGGCATGGCCTGGTACGATCCCACCGAAGCCGAACGCAAGGCCGTGGTCGCCAAGCAGCGTAAGGGCCGCGAGCTTGCCTACGCTCCGACCGGCACCTCGCTGGAAGCCGGCCGCATGGTCAAGGTCGCCGAACTCGAAGACATGATGGCCAAGCGCACCGCGCAGGGCCTCGCCGCCAAGAGCGCGCCGGGCGCCACGCCGGCAACACCTGCCGGGCCGCAGGCAATCTCTGCCCAGCCGCAGGCAACGGCCGTCGCTGCCGCGACACCTGCGGTCGTGCCGGTGCCGATGCAGAACCCGCTGGCCTTTGCGGCGCCCGAACCGCAGGAAACGGCGGAAGCCACGGCAAAGAAGCCGTTCTGGAAATTCTGGGCGAGGAACTGA
- a CDS encoding TRAP transporter small permease, which yields MSNNLTPVVNFLTRLSNATLWLAGTGLVLMTVFVAWQVFCRYVLNDSPSWTEPGSVMLMSWFIFLGAAVGIRENNHLGFDVLLYVLPKSGKRVLRMISDVVILAFGAGMIWYGGALISLTWNTTLPSLGISGAFDYLPLAGGGVLAVVFSLERIVLRLAGEPIDDALDEILPAEIAVEIENINADPNVKLKV from the coding sequence ATGTCGAACAACCTGACACCCGTCGTCAATTTTCTGACACGCCTGAGCAACGCCACCCTTTGGCTTGCGGGCACCGGCTTGGTGCTGATGACGGTCTTTGTCGCCTGGCAGGTATTTTGCCGCTATGTGCTGAACGACTCGCCAAGTTGGACGGAGCCGGGCTCGGTCATGCTGATGAGCTGGTTCATCTTCCTCGGCGCCGCCGTCGGTATCCGGGAGAATAATCATCTTGGTTTCGACGTGCTCCTTTATGTGCTGCCGAAATCCGGCAAGCGCGTCCTGCGCATGATCTCGGACGTCGTCATTCTCGCCTTCGGCGCTGGCATGATCTGGTACGGCGGCGCGCTCATAAGCCTGACCTGGAACACAACCTTGCCGTCGCTGGGTATTTCCGGCGCGTTCGACTATCTGCCGCTCGCAGGCGGCGGGGTGCTTGCCGTCGTCTTCTCGCTGGAGCGCATCGTGCTCCGCCTCGCCGGCGAACCGATTGACGATGCGTTGGATGAGATTCTGCCGGCGGAAATCGCCGTCGAGATCGAAAACATCAATGCCGATCCGAACGTCAAATTGAAAGTGTAG
- a CDS encoding TRAP transporter large permease: MELWILFGVFTTLMLIGTPIAFCLGVASFATVLYMGLPPLVIFQRLNSGMSVFSLLAIPFFIYAGDLMVRGGIASRIVAFAASLVGHVRGGLGQVNIVTATLFGGISGSAVAEAAAVGGLMIPQMKQRGYGADYAVNVTSMAALIALLLPPSHNMIIYSISAGGKISIADLFTAGVLPGLLLAVALMVTAYIVARSRGYPTEPFPGFVMVAHLLAVALPGLLLIAIIFGGVRSGVFTATESSCIAVLYALLITLLVYRQMSWRDFVHATQGAVRTTAMVLLIIGTAAAFSWLMAFLKVPASLVIWMKSVADDPLTVLLLLNVLMLVLGTFMDMGPTIIICTPIFLPVAQAYGVDPVHFGVIMILNFGIGLNTPPVGAVQFVACAVGKISVWEAMRSIWPFYGAGIVVLGLVTYIPAISLWLPSVFK, translated from the coding sequence ATGGAACTCTGGATCCTGTTCGGTGTTTTCACCACCCTGATGCTGATAGGAACGCCGATCGCCTTCTGCCTCGGCGTCGCCAGCTTCGCCACGGTGCTCTACATGGGCCTGCCGCCGCTGGTCATCTTCCAGCGGCTGAATTCCGGCATGAGCGTATTTTCGCTCCTCGCCATCCCCTTTTTCATCTACGCTGGCGACCTGATGGTGCGTGGCGGCATCGCCAGCCGCATCGTCGCCTTCGCCGCATCACTGGTCGGCCACGTGCGCGGCGGCCTCGGCCAGGTCAACATCGTCACAGCCACGCTGTTCGGCGGCATCTCCGGTTCGGCGGTGGCAGAAGCCGCAGCCGTCGGCGGCCTGATGATCCCGCAGATGAAGCAGCGCGGCTATGGCGCCGATTATGCGGTGAACGTCACTTCGATGGCAGCGCTGATCGCGCTGCTCCTGCCGCCCTCCCACAACATGATCATCTATTCGATCTCTGCCGGCGGCAAGATCTCCATCGCCGACCTGTTCACCGCCGGCGTGTTACCCGGACTATTGCTCGCGGTCGCGCTCATGGTGACGGCCTACATCGTTGCGCGCTCGCGCGGCTATCCGACAGAACCCTTTCCGGGCTTTGTCATGGTGGCTCATTTGCTCGCCGTCGCACTCCCCGGGCTGCTGCTGATCGCCATCATCTTCGGCGGGGTGAGGTCCGGCGTCTTCACTGCGACGGAAAGCTCTTGCATCGCTGTGCTCTACGCGCTGCTGATAACCCTCCTGGTCTACCGGCAGATGAGTTGGAGAGACTTCGTTCACGCCACGCAGGGCGCCGTGCGCACGACGGCAATGGTGCTTTTGATTATCGGCACAGCCGCCGCCTTCTCCTGGTTGATGGCCTTCCTGAAGGTGCCAGCCTCGCTGGTGATCTGGATGAAGAGCGTCGCCGATGATCCGCTGACGGTGCTGCTCCTGCTCAATGTCCTCATGCTTGTGCTCGGCACGTTTATGGACATGGGGCCGACCATCATTATCTGCACGCCGATCTTCCTGCCGGTTGCCCAGGCTTACGGTGTCGACCCGGTGCATTTCGGCGTGATCATGATCCTCAATTTCGGCATAGGGCTGAACACGCCTCCAGTCGGCGCGGTGCAATTCGTGGCTTGTGCAGTCGGCAAGATCTCTGTCTGGGAGGCCATGCGCTCGATCTGGCCGTTCTACGGTGCGGGCATCGTGGTGCTCGGGCTGGTCACTTACATCCCGGCGATTTCGCTGTGGCTGCCGAGCGTGTTCAAATAG
- a CDS encoding CobW family GTP-binding protein translates to MSALNDRIPVTILTGFLGAGKSTLLNRILKDPVMRDAAVIINEFGDVGIDHLLVESSGDSIIELSDGCLCCTVRGELVDTLANLMDAVQTGRVKPVKRVVIETTGLADPSPVMQAIMGNPVIATNFELDGVVTVVDAVNGLQTLDNHEEARKQAAVADRLIVSKKTMAEATDGLEKRLRALNPRAAMMDADSAEAGSAAVLVNGLYDPATKIADVGRWLQDEDAHEAHHHHHDDDHNHDRDRDGHGHHHHDHAHQDPHDVNRHDASIRSFSIIEDKPIDPMALEMFIDLLRSAHGEKLLRMKAIVSVSDRPDRPLVLHGVQSIFHPPVRLPAWPGEDRRTRMVLITRDLPEAFVKDLFDAFLGKPRIDMPDRAALSDNPLAIPGMRI, encoded by the coding sequence ATGAGCGCGCTCAACGACAGGATTCCGGTCACCATCCTGACCGGCTTTCTCGGCGCCGGCAAATCGACGCTGCTCAACCGCATCCTCAAAGATCCTGTCATGAGGGATGCGGCCGTCATCATCAACGAATTCGGCGATGTCGGTATCGATCATCTTCTGGTCGAAAGTTCCGGCGATTCGATCATCGAGCTGTCCGATGGCTGCCTCTGCTGCACCGTGCGCGGCGAGCTTGTCGATACGCTGGCGAACCTGATGGACGCCGTGCAGACGGGCCGCGTCAAACCGGTCAAGCGCGTCGTCATCGAGACGACGGGCCTTGCCGATCCTTCACCGGTCATGCAGGCGATCATGGGAAATCCCGTCATTGCCACGAATTTCGAACTCGACGGCGTCGTCACCGTCGTGGACGCGGTGAATGGGCTGCAGACGCTCGACAATCACGAGGAAGCGCGCAAGCAGGCGGCGGTCGCCGACCGGCTGATCGTCTCGAAAAAGACGATGGCCGAGGCAACGGACGGGCTGGAAAAACGGCTGCGGGCGCTCAATCCGCGTGCCGCGATGATGGATGCCGACAGCGCCGAGGCGGGCAGTGCCGCGGTGCTGGTCAACGGGCTCTACGATCCGGCGACGAAGATCGCCGATGTCGGTCGCTGGTTGCAGGACGAGGATGCACACGAGGCGCATCATCACCATCATGATGACGACCACAATCACGATCGTGATCGTGATGGCCACGGTCACCACCATCATGATCATGCGCACCAGGACCCGCACGACGTCAATCGTCACGATGCCTCGATCCGCTCGTTCTCGATCATCGAAGACAAACCGATCGATCCGATGGCGCTCGAGATGTTCATCGATCTCCTGCGTTCGGCCCATGGCGAGAAGCTGTTGAGGATGAAGGCGATCGTGTCCGTCTCCGACCGGCCGGATCGGCCGCTGGTGCTGCATGGAGTGCAGAGCATCTTCCATCCGCCGGTGCGGCTTCCCGCCTGGCCGGGGGAAGACCGGCGCACGCGCATGGTGCTGATCACCCGGGATCTGCCGGAAGCCTTCGTGAAGGATCTCTTCGACGCCTTCCTCGGCAAGCCGCGCATCGATATGCCGGATCGCGCGGCGCTCTCCGACAATCCGCTCGCTATCCCCGGTATGCGGATTTAA
- a CDS encoding TRAP transporter substrate-binding protein — MKNFVKLAAGLMVAASFMSGAASAQTVLKSSDTHPDGYPTVEGVKYFGELLKERTQGRYSLEVYHSAQLGEEKDTIEQVRSGVIELNRVSMAPFNGTVKESIVPALPYIFRSEEHMHKVMDGAIGDQIKKAFEPAGLVVLAFYDAGARSFYNKTKPISSVADMKGLKFRVIQSDIFVDMVAALGANATPMPYGEVYSGIETGVIDGAENNFPSYDTAKHAEVAKNYSLDEHTILPEVFVMNKAAFDKLTPEDQAVFKQAAKDSVAKQRELWSAKVTESRANVEKLGAQISTPDKQGFIDAMAPVYEKHVKDDVLKKMVEDVKAVQ, encoded by the coding sequence ATGAAAAATTTCGTTAAACTGGCGGCCGGTCTTATGGTTGCCGCTTCATTCATGAGTGGCGCGGCCAGCGCTCAAACGGTGCTGAAATCGTCCGATACTCATCCGGACGGTTATCCCACAGTCGAGGGCGTTAAATACTTCGGCGAGCTGTTGAAGGAGCGGACGCAGGGCCGCTATTCCCTCGAAGTCTATCATTCCGCCCAGCTCGGCGAGGAGAAGGACACGATCGAGCAGGTGCGCTCCGGCGTAATCGAGCTGAATCGTGTGTCAATGGCACCCTTCAACGGCACTGTGAAGGAATCGATCGTTCCGGCTCTGCCCTATATCTTCCGTTCGGAAGAGCACATGCACAAGGTCATGGACGGCGCAATCGGCGACCAGATCAAGAAGGCGTTCGAACCGGCCGGTCTCGTGGTGCTTGCCTTCTACGATGCCGGCGCGCGCTCGTTCTACAACAAAACGAAGCCGATCAGTTCGGTTGCCGATATGAAGGGTCTGAAGTTCCGCGTTATCCAGTCCGATATCTTCGTCGACATGGTGGCGGCCCTCGGCGCCAATGCCACGCCGATGCCCTATGGAGAAGTCTACTCGGGGATCGAAACGGGCGTTATCGACGGCGCGGAAAACAACTTCCCGAGCTACGACACCGCCAAGCACGCCGAAGTAGCGAAGAACTACTCTCTCGACGAGCATACGATCCTGCCGGAGGTGTTCGTCATGAACAAGGCGGCGTTCGACAAGCTGACGCCGGAGGATCAGGCGGTCTTCAAACAGGCCGCCAAAGACAGCGTCGCCAAGCAGCGCGAGCTGTGGTCAGCCAAGGTCACTGAATCGCGCGCCAATGTCGAAAAGCTCGGCGCCCAGATCAGCACGCCGGACAAGCAGGGGTTCATCGACGCCATGGCCCCGGTTTATGAAAAGCACGTGAAAGACGACGTGCTGAAGAAGATGGTCGAGGATGTAAAGGCTGTGCAATAG
- a CDS encoding M20 aminoacylase family protein codes for MPILNRAAELQDEVAEWRRHIHARPELLFAVENTAAFVAEKLKEFGVDEIVTGIGRTGVVGLIKGKGEGRRTVGLRADMDALPLTEITGKPWASKTPGKMHACGHDGHTAMLLGAAKYLAETRNFNGNVAVIFQPAEEGGGGGNLMVKDGMMERFDIEEVYGMHNLPGLPVGQFATRKGAIMAATDEFTVTVKGRGGHAAQPHKTIDPIAIGAQIVANLQMIASRTADPLRSVVVSVTKFNAGFAHNVIPNDATFAGTVRTLDPEVRTLAETRFRQIIEGLVAAHGAEAEISFHRNYPVTVNHPDETEHAVATASAIAGEANVNAEIDPMMGGEDFSYMLNARPGAFIFIGNGDSAGLHNPAYDFNDEAIAHGISYWVRLAEQRLGL; via the coding sequence ATGCCGATTTTGAACAGAGCCGCGGAGTTGCAGGACGAGGTCGCCGAATGGCGCCGCCACATCCACGCCCGGCCGGAACTCCTCTTCGCTGTGGAAAATACGGCCGCCTTCGTCGCCGAAAAGCTCAAGGAATTCGGCGTCGACGAGATCGTCACCGGCATCGGCCGAACCGGTGTCGTCGGCCTGATCAAGGGCAAGGGCGAAGGCCGCCGCACGGTCGGCCTGCGCGCCGACATGGACGCTCTGCCGCTCACCGAGATCACCGGCAAACCCTGGGCTTCGAAGACGCCGGGCAAGATGCATGCCTGCGGCCATGACGGCCACACCGCCATGCTGCTCGGCGCCGCGAAATACCTGGCCGAGACCCGCAACTTCAACGGCAATGTCGCCGTCATCTTCCAGCCCGCCGAAGAAGGCGGCGGCGGCGGCAATCTGATGGTCAAGGACGGCATGATGGAGCGCTTCGACATCGAAGAGGTCTACGGCATGCACAATCTGCCGGGCCTGCCTGTCGGCCAGTTCGCCACCCGCAAGGGCGCCATCATGGCGGCGACCGATGAATTCACCGTCACCGTCAAGGGCCGCGGTGGCCACGCCGCCCAGCCGCATAAGACGATCGACCCGATCGCCATCGGCGCCCAGATCGTCGCCAATCTGCAGATGATCGCCTCGCGCACCGCCGATCCGCTGCGCTCGGTCGTCGTCTCGGTGACCAAGTTCAATGCCGGTTTCGCCCATAACGTCATTCCGAACGATGCGACCTTCGCCGGTACGGTCCGCACCCTCGACCCAGAGGTGCGCACGCTCGCCGAGACGCGGTTCCGGCAGATCATCGAGGGCCTGGTCGCAGCCCACGGCGCCGAGGCCGAAATCAGCTTCCACCGCAACTACCCCGTTACCGTCAACCACCCGGATGAGACCGAGCATGCAGTCGCCACCGCCAGTGCCATCGCCGGCGAGGCGAACGTCAACGCCGAAATCGATCCGATGATGGGCGGCGAGGATTTCTCCTACATGCTGAACGCCCGCCCCGGCGCCTTCATCTTCATCGGCAACGGCGACAGCGCCGGCCTCCACAACCCGGCCTACGACTTCAACGACGAAGCCATCGCCCACGGCATCTCCTACTGGGTCCGCCTCGCCGAACAGCGCCTCGGTCTCTGA
- a CDS encoding D-alanyl-D-alanine carboxypeptidase family protein, with translation MSTSHFRLFAALRPLSFVSAATAVFLASVPLAQANPHILVDVQTGRVLEHEEAFRKWYPASLTKLMTVYTVFDAIRAGQISLDTPVVISKRAAAQPAAKMYFKPGQKLTLDSALKILLVKSANDVAVAVAEAIGGTQEGFVTRMNGEALKLGMTDSHFVNPNGLPGKGQYTTARDLAVLTVALRRDFPQYAGYFSLEGFTNGQQNVPSLNMLIGRFAGADGMKTGFICASGFNQIGSATRNGRTLVSVVLGTDSLAARADATANLLQKGFTTQPASNDTLGSLRPYGSGQDQVTDISADICSAKGAKVRSETRDEVGRMKVQSPYIQPMDHDPQFVFAGLIPGQDPQPAAQPEKMARGDTAGVIANVPVPMPRPTSF, from the coding sequence GTGTCGACGAGCCACTTCCGTTTGTTTGCTGCCTTGCGGCCGCTTTCTTTCGTGTCAGCGGCGACTGCCGTTTTTCTGGCCTCCGTTCCGCTGGCCCAGGCCAATCCGCATATTCTCGTCGATGTTCAGACCGGCCGCGTGCTCGAGCATGAAGAAGCCTTCCGCAAATGGTATCCGGCCTCGCTGACCAAGCTGATGACCGTCTATACCGTGTTCGATGCGATCCGCGCCGGTCAGATCAGCCTTGATACGCCCGTCGTCATCAGCAAACGCGCCGCCGCGCAGCCGGCCGCCAAGATGTATTTCAAACCAGGCCAGAAACTGACGCTCGACAGCGCATTGAAGATCCTGCTGGTGAAGTCGGCCAATGACGTGGCGGTCGCGGTCGCCGAAGCCATCGGCGGCACGCAGGAAGGCTTCGTGACGCGGATGAACGGCGAGGCGCTGAAGCTCGGCATGACGGATTCGCACTTCGTCAATCCGAACGGCTTGCCCGGCAAAGGCCAGTATACGACGGCGCGCGACCTTGCGGTGCTGACGGTGGCGCTGCGCCGCGATTTTCCGCAATATGCCGGCTATTTCTCGCTGGAGGGTTTCACCAACGGCCAGCAGAACGTGCCGAGCCTCAACATGCTGATCGGCCGTTTCGCCGGCGCCGACGGCATGAAGACCGGCTTCATCTGTGCCTCGGGCTTCAACCAGATCGGTTCGGCGACGCGCAACGGCCGCACGCTGGTCTCCGTCGTGCTCGGCACCGACAGCCTTGCAGCGCGCGCCGATGCGACGGCGAATCTTTTGCAGAAGGGCTTCACCACCCAGCCTGCCAGCAACGACACGCTGGGTTCGCTGAGACCCTACGGGTCGGGACAGGACCAGGTGACCGACATCAGTGCCGATATCTGCAGCGCCAAGGGCGCCAAGGTGCGCAGCGAAACGCGCGACGAAGTCGGCCGCATGAAGGTGCAGTCACCCTATATCCAGCCAATGGACCACGATCCGCAATTCGTCTTTGCCGGCCTCATTCCGGGCCAGGATCCGCAGCCGGCCGCGCAGCCGGAAAAAATGGCGCGGGGCGATACGGCGGGAGTGATCGCCAACGTGCCGGTGCCGATGCCGCGCCCGACATCCTTCTAA
- a CDS encoding FadR/GntR family transcriptional regulator, producing MATDTAVDFRVERRPKLSEGVVSTIRAQVVSGVYAPGQKLPTEIRMGELFGVSRTVVREAIATLAADGLVEARQGAGVFVKNHPTIAFGSISADVGNKVSHALNIIEVRMGLEIESAGLAALRRNAAQEAQIQEAFFEFDRLLERGEATGKSDFAFHREIAAATNNSYYVEVLDALGMRAIPCDVASPWGTDSTLSRDYQEGLQREHLAILKAISAGDPEAARAAMRAHLAASQERYRSLLSGQQAKWLSSILKRKT from the coding sequence ATGGCGACCGACACAGCCGTAGATTTCAGGGTCGAGCGAAGGCCGAAACTCTCCGAAGGCGTCGTTTCGACCATCCGTGCTCAGGTCGTGTCCGGAGTGTACGCGCCCGGCCAAAAGCTGCCGACCGAGATCCGGATGGGCGAACTCTTCGGCGTCAGTCGCACCGTTGTCCGTGAGGCGATTGCAACCCTTGCCGCCGACGGCCTCGTCGAGGCGCGGCAAGGCGCCGGCGTCTTCGTCAAGAACCATCCGACGATTGCCTTCGGTTCGATCAGCGCCGATGTCGGCAACAAGGTTTCCCATGCACTCAACATAATCGAGGTGCGCATGGGGCTCGAAATCGAGAGCGCAGGGCTTGCTGCGCTACGGCGCAATGCGGCTCAGGAAGCGCAGATTCAGGAAGCATTCTTCGAATTCGACCGGCTGCTCGAGCGCGGCGAAGCAACCGGCAAGAGCGACTTCGCTTTCCACCGAGAAATCGCGGCTGCCACCAATAATTCATATTATGTCGAAGTTCTCGATGCGCTTGGCATGCGGGCCATCCCCTGCGACGTCGCCTCGCCTTGGGGTACGGATAGCACGCTGTCGCGTGACTATCAGGAAGGCCTGCAGCGCGAGCATTTGGCGATTTTGAAGGCGATTTCTGCCGGGGACCCGGAAGCCGCCCGCGCCGCCATGCGCGCCCATCTGGCGGCAAGCCAGGAGCGCTATCGCAGCCTTCTCAGCGGCCAGCAGGCCAAGTGGCTTTCAAGTATCCTTAAACGCAAGACCTGA
- the xerD gene encoding site-specific tyrosine recombinase XerD, with product MVDLGRVHVESFLEMMSAERGAAANTLQSYERDLDDVRSFLTERSIRLTEAVSADLAAYLSSLARKGFKPSSQARRLAAMRQFYKFLYAEGLRTDDPTGILDAPKKGRPLPKTMGVDEVGRLLSQAEAEAEDPAPGQLQRLRMLALLELLYATGMRVSELVSLPARVLDQEGRFLMIRGKGNKERLVPLSHSAISALKSYGRLLAAENAAVKEQQESPWLFPSASKEGYLPRQVFARDLKNLAIRAGLTPSLISPHVMRHAFASHLLANGADLRVVQELLGHSDISTTQIYTHVLEERLQQLVQTHHPLAKQAKKHE from the coding sequence ATGGTGGATCTCGGCCGCGTCCATGTGGAATCCTTCCTGGAGATGATGAGCGCCGAGCGCGGCGCTGCCGCCAACACGCTGCAATCCTATGAACGCGATCTCGACGACGTCCGCTCCTTCCTGACGGAGCGCAGCATACGGCTCACAGAAGCCGTCTCCGCCGATCTTGCCGCCTATCTCTCCTCGCTCGCCCGAAAGGGCTTCAAACCCTCGTCCCAGGCGCGCCGGCTTGCCGCCATGCGGCAGTTCTACAAGTTCCTCTATGCCGAGGGCCTGAGGACCGACGACCCCACAGGCATTCTCGACGCGCCGAAGAAGGGCCGTCCGCTGCCGAAGACGATGGGCGTCGACGAGGTCGGCAGGCTGCTTTCGCAGGCCGAGGCCGAAGCCGAGGATCCGGCTCCGGGCCAGTTGCAGCGCCTGCGCATGCTGGCGTTGCTGGAGCTGCTCTATGCCACCGGAATGCGGGTCAGCGAACTCGTCTCGCTTCCCGCCCGCGTGCTCGATCAGGAGGGCCGTTTCCTGATGATCCGTGGCAAGGGCAACAAGGAGCGGCTGGTGCCGCTGTCGCATTCGGCAATATCAGCCCTGAAATCCTACGGGCGCCTGCTGGCGGCCGAAAATGCAGCCGTGAAGGAACAGCAGGAAAGCCCGTGGCTGTTTCCCTCCGCCTCGAAGGAGGGATACCTGCCGCGCCAGGTTTTTGCCCGCGACCTCAAGAACCTCGCGATCCGCGCCGGCCTGACGCCGTCGCTGATCTCGCCGCATGTCATGCGCCACGCCTTTGCCAGCCACCTGCTTGCCAACGGCGCCGATCTGCGCGTCGTACAGGAACTCCTCGGCCATTCGGACATTTCGACCACGCAGATCTACACACATGTCCTCGAAGAGAGGCTGCAGCAGCTTGTCCAGACGCATCACCCCCTTGCCAAACAGGCGAAAAAGCACGAATAG
- a CDS encoding sulfurtransferase TusA family protein has translation MNPVLYDLRGLKCPFPVIKTRKKLAAMASGTLIRVDTTDPLAVIDMPHFCNEDGHELVETEKTENGHRFLIRKR, from the coding sequence TTGAACCCCGTTCTCTACGATCTTCGCGGCCTGAAATGCCCATTCCCGGTGATCAAGACACGCAAGAAGCTCGCCGCCATGGCGAGCGGCACGCTCATTCGCGTCGACACCACCGACCCGCTGGCCGTGATCGATATGCCGCATTTCTGCAATGAGGACGGCCACGAACTGGTCGAGACGGAAAAGACCGAAAACGGCCACCGCTTCCTGATCCGCAAGCGCTAA